Below is a genomic region from Sorghum bicolor cultivar BTx623 chromosome 9, Sorghum_bicolor_NCBIv3, whole genome shotgun sequence.
GTCTCGTCTCCGGCCACTGCCCTGTCCTGGCTACGTACCACAGACCCGGCCATCCTCTCCAAGGCGGCCGGCCGGAATGGCGGACGCGTTCTCCCCGCCTTCGCcgccaccggcaccggcaccatCCCCATCCCCTATCGCCGCGGACGACCTCGCGGACGCGCGGCTCGCGCCGTGGACGACGTCGTTCTCCCCGTGGCCGGCGCCGCGCGGGGACCATGCCAGCGGCGGCGGTCGGGCGAATCCGCTCTTCACCATACTGC
It encodes:
- the LOC110430035 gene encoding uncharacterized protein LOC110430035 gives rise to the protein MTATATSSTRPMARAETGSMVKSGFARPPPLAWSPRGAGHGENDVVHGASRASARSSAAIGDGDGAGAGGGEGGENASAIPAGRLGEDGRVCGT